The Oncorhynchus clarkii lewisi isolate Uvic-CL-2024 chromosome 12, UVic_Ocla_1.0, whole genome shotgun sequence genome segment TCCCACCCTCATAATTCCTTTTTTCTTTAACTCCCTGACTCTTATTCTCTAcaaatccatctctctctccctctctgttccaaGGCAACAGCTTGTGGGATAGTGCTcatcctccctgtctcccacTGGGACAATCTGTCACtggctatagagacagagagagaatgtgtgtgtcagtgtgtcagactgtgtgtgtgttggtggtgaGGGAGAGAGCATGGAGGAAGTAGAGGGAAAATAGGAGGGGGAGGCCCTAACATGAAAAAAACTACAGTTTattatataatactacagtacttacagtATAattatacacagttgaagtctgaagtttacatacaccatagccaaatacatttaaactccgttatTTACAATTCCTgaattttaatcctagtaaaaattccctgtcagttaggatcaccactttattttaagaaagtgaaatgtcagaataatagtagagagaatgatttatttcagtttatatttctttcatcacattcccagtgggtcagaagttaacatacagtcaattagtatttggtggcattgccttcaaattgtttaacttgggtcaaacatttcaggtagccccccacaagcttcccacaataagttgggtgaattttggccctgacagagctggtgtaactgagtcaggtttgtagacctccttgctcgcacacacattttcagttctgcccacaaattctctataagattgaggtcagggccttgtgatggccactccaatatcttgactttttgtccttaagccattttgccacaactttggaagtatgcttgggggttattgtccatttggaagacccatttgcgaccaagctttaacttcctgactgatgtcttgagatattgcttcaatacatccgcataactcaaatgatgtcaattagcctaccagaagtttctaaagccatgatgtaTTTTCcaaaattttccaagctgtttaaatgcacagtcaacttagtgtatgaaaaGTTctgtgacccactggaattgtgatagtcaTTAatctgtgaaataatctgtctgcaaacaattcttgtaaaattacttgtcatgcacacagtagatgtcctaaccgacttgacaaaactatagtttgttaacaatacgtttgtggagtggttgaaaaacgagttttaatgattccaaccgaAGGGTATATatacttccaacttcaactgtataccgaacaaaaatataaacgcaacatgcaacaacttcaaatatgttactgagttacagttcatataaggagataagtcaattgaaataaatccattaggccctaatctatggatttcacatgactgagcagtTGTGAAGTCattggtgggcctgggagggtaataggcccacccacttggtagccaggcccacccactggggaccaggcccagccaatcaaaatgagtttttccacacaaaaaggttttattacagacataaatactcctcagcaccccccacACCCCCCTTCAGACGATCCCCgcagatgaagaagccggatgtggaggtcctgggcaggcgtggttacacgtggtcttcagttgtgaggccagttggacgtactgccaaaatctctaaaacaatgttgaaggcagcttatggtagagaaactaacattacattctctggcaacagctctggtggacattcctgcagtcagcatgccaattgtaaaacttaagacatctgtggcattgtgttgtgtgacaaaactgcacattttaaagttgcctttattgtccccagcacaaggtgcacctgtgtaatgaccatgctgttaaatcagcttcttgatataccacacctgtcaggtggatggattatcttggcaaatgataaATGTttactaatagggatgtaaacaaatttgttcacaaaatTCAAGAGAAATACGTTTTTGTGCATATgcaacatttctggaatcttttatttcagctcatgaaacatgggaccaacattttatattttgcagttatatttttgttcagtgtattaaacTGTATACTTTAGAATACTATATACAAAATGTAGTATCCctcaatcatgtgtagtacttactatagaattctgtagtatcctagagaatactatagtaaatataaCAATATTATCTGCAaaaaaacactgtagtaaatactacagtaatgtccacaaaaacactatagtgaaTACTGTAATATTTATGCCATAGTATACTATGGTATTTTTTTTTCATGTGgggggatagagatggagagaggcaaGGGATCAAATTAGAGGAAGCAGAGAGAAGACCTGAACagaaaagagagaagaaggaAAAGCAATATTATTTTGCTCCAGCTGAATAAACGGAGAGAGAAATGAAACTAAGGCAGACAGAGCAACAAATAAAAATGAATACATGAGGGAAAAGGATAACTCAGGGAGAGACTAGAGGGTTCTGGGAATTTGGGATGATTTAGAAGAGGAAAAGAAAGCTAAGATTTAAAACCACTCTTACTGCTTGCACTCAATAACAGTGTGAGGCGGAGTATTGAGTAGTATATCATTAATTCTCTAGTCTAGGAGATAGGACGCTCTGAGGTTCACTCACCCCCAGGGAGATAGGACGCTCTGAGGTTCACTCACCCCCAGGACGATAGGACGGTATTAGGTTCACCCACCCCCAGGACGATAGGACGGTATTAGGTTCACCCACCCCCATGGAGATAGGACCCTCTTAGGTTCACTCACCCCCAGGGAGATAGGACCCTCTTAGGTTCACTCACCCCCAGGGAGATAGGACGCTCTTAGGTTCACTCACACCCTGGGAGATAGGACGCTCTTAGGTTCACTCACCCCCAGGGAGATAGGACGCTCTTAGGTTCACTCACACCCTGGGAGATAGGACGCTCTTAGATTCACTCACCCCCAGGGAGATAGGACACTCTTAGGTTCACTCACCCCCAGGGAGATAGGACGCTCTTAGGTTCACTCACCCCCAGGGAGATAGGACGCTCTTAGGTTCACTCACCCCAGGGAGATAGGACCCTCTTAGGTTCACTCACCCCAGGGAGATAGGACGCTCTTAGGTTCACTCACCCCCAGGGAGATAGGACGCTCTTAGGTTCACCCACCCCCAGGGAGATAGGACGCTCTTAGGTTCACTCACCCCCAGGGAGATAGGACGCTCTTAGGTTCACTCACCCCCAGGGAGATAGGACGCTCTTAGGTTCACTCACCCCAGGGAGATAGGACCCTCTTAGGTTCACTCACCCCAGGGAGATAGGACACTCTTAGGTTCACACCCCCAGGGAGATAGGACCCTCTTAAGTTCACTCACCCCCAGGGAGATAGGACGCTCTTAGGTTCACTCACCCCCAGGACGATAGGACGCTCTTAAGTTCACTCATCACTCATTCTTACTGGACAATTTCAGTTAGGTCCCTCCCCATTTCATCCCATTTGCTTTATAGTGAATAGACACtagagacatactgtatatacagtgccttgcgaaagtattcggcccccttgaactttgcaaccttttgacacatttcaggctttaaacataaagatataaaactgtattgttttgtgaagaatcaacaacaagtgggacacaatcatgaagtggaacgacatttattggatatttcaaacttttttaacaaatcaaaaactgaaaaattgggcgtgcaaaattattcagcccctttactttcagtgcagcaaactctctccagaagttcagtgaggatctctgaatgatccaatgttgacctaaatgactaatgatgataaatacaatccacctgtgtgtaatcaagtctacgtataaatgcacctgcactgtgatagtctcagaggtccgttaaaagcgcagagagcatcatgaagaacaaggaacacaccaggcaggtccgagatactgttgtgaagaagtttaaagccggatttggatactgttaagggaatttttatcaatgatgactaattatgtatacatttcaatcaggactgactagtccaaatgctattatatactgtacatatatgaattttctctcttgctcccattcccaattgtatataatatagtcaggagtttagtaacaatgacggtctgttcctttgtacaaatgaatgaactatctccagatgtcagggacggactatctccagactgtctagaatgctgaTTTACAGTGACTGACCTTGGCtttaggagaggagggaaggctcGAGAAACTATAGGGCCTCTCTACCGGTGTCATGAAAGagatagaacatttagaaaacgctgacgtcattttcagtttataacctgtggtaaaatgtgtatgtaccCAGTACTCTCTTGAAATAAACACTGTTACCTGAGTTTAAGACTGGGGCTCTGTCCATtcctataataataatatgggtTTTACGATCCCATAGAATGCATTGACAGAGTAATTAATTCTGATTGGGAAATAATACAGAGGAATTTAGaattcttaaagatatccataaaaagtgttgtttaaagtttgccacaagccacctgggagacacaccaaacatgtggaagaaggtgctctggtcagatgaaaccaaaatttaactttttggcaacaatgcaaaacgttatgtttggtgtaaaagcaacacagctgaacacaccatccccactgtcaaacatggtggtggcagcatcatggtttgggcctgcttttcttcagcagggacagggaagatggttaaaattgatgggaagatggatggagccaaatacaggaccattctggaagaaaacctgatggagtctgcaaaagacctgagactgggacggagatttgtcttccaacaagacaatgatccaaaatataaagcaaaatctacaatggaatggttcaaaaataaacatatccaggtgttagaatggccaagtcaaagtccagacctgaatccaatcgagaatctgtggaaagaactgaaaactgctgttcacaaatgctctccatccaacctcactgagctcgagctgttttgcaaggaggaatgggaaaaaatgtcagtctctcgatgtgcaaaactgatagagacataccccaagcgacttacagctgtaatcgcagcaaaaggtggcgctacaaagtattaacttaggggggctaaataattttgcagtttgtcagtttttgatttgttaaaaaagtttgaaatatccaataaatgtcgttccacttcatgattgtgtcccacttgttgttgattcttcacaaaaaaatacagttttatatctttatgtttgaagcctgaaatgtggcaaaaggttgcaaagttcaagggggccaaatactttcgcaaggcattgtaTAAATCCCCGGTCCACATACTGTCATTCACTTTCAACAAACAACACCCAAAATCGGAAGATTTGAAAAAACTCTATTTTTTTAATCACTTTCAGGAATAATTTCATGTTCAATGAATTTATGCAAACACACAGTGTTGAAGTGAAAACAACAATACAACGCATCAGTGTTATGGTACCTGGTGACATCCACAGTTGGCAACATAAAGGTTTCTATGTGGCAATGAGACTGCATGCCTAGGTTGATATTCATTGAAATGCAATGCCTAGGCCTAGAGAGGCAGAATAGCTCATGTAATATCATCAGTTGTGATACAAATTCAGAACAACGACACCTATCCATGACATTCTTATAACAGTGGTGTGACAGAAAATAACAATTTCAACAATAAGTTCTTTCATAAAAAGCCCATGACGATCCTATACAAAATCAGATTCCATCTTCACATTCAAATTCAAGTATTTACTGTACATTGAGAGGATATAAAAGTCCCTGTGCTATCTTATCAGTTATAGGAGgagtagagacacagacaggggtGGCTTATGGGACTCATGTCTGAAAGGTGAAGACTAAAGCTATACTactaaagacagagataaaaaagATATATATCTAGAGAGGATTGGAGAACAGAGATTGTGTGAATTGAGAGCAACAAGAATCTAGAGAGAGGATtggagaacagagatggtgtgaaTTGAGAGCAACAAGAATCTAGAGAGAGGATTAGAGAAACAGAGTGTGTGAAATGAGAGCAATAAGAACGACTGAGAGAGGGTGTGTGCTTGTGtaaggatgtttttcagcagatgGCATGGCAGCCCACCGAGACGACAGTGTGCCAACGTACAGGCGGTGTGGAGGAAAGACATGGAGctgcatttttttttcttctccaaagGTGAGCATGAGGAGATGATGAGAACACGCATGCCGCCTCGAGTTAAAGAAGTAGAGCAGAAAGTAATAGGGAAAGAGAGTGCAAGTGTTTCAGCCCCACTGAATTCCATCAGTAGGATAGTAGGAGAGACATGCAGTGAACTCACTGTTCTGTAGAAACTATCACATCTGTATACAGATAAGACTTGGTCATTTTCATACTGTATGTGCACACACAAGTCAAGAGTGTGACATGCTGATATTGAATACAATATATCAAGAGTGACTTAGCCTAATCAATCAATGACGTAAGGGACATCACACACGCTCGCaaacacgtgtacacacacaccccctccatTCCCACCACACATACACGATCAGTAAATGACAAAGAAAAAGACTGCATAGCTCAGAGATGGGTGAATCATCCAGgatgtgtatataaatatataaacacactcgttaggtagagacagactggatgggaggggtgtgtgtgtgtagcctgtgtgtgttttgtgtgagcgcctgtgtgtgtgctaagcgcacttccacacacacacggccaggcTGCCTCCAAAGAACATGTAGAGCAGGTTCTTGACCTCGTGTGTCACCTCGAAGCCAAAGCCCTCCCCGATCACCACGTGCCACGAGCTGCCAAACTTTTTATCCATCGACTCCTTGATCATCTTCGCCGCATTCTGAaacggagagagcgagagagaggttagagaacaTACAGAAACCAAATCTGAAGCTGTAAATGTAAATTTTCATGCAAATTTTTCATCAATTCACGATGTTAGCGAAAATTCAGAGTTAAACGCACAGATGTTTAAAGTTATGGGATCCGGCCAATAATAACTGGACCCACTGGGGGTAGAACACTTATCCATAACAAGCACCTGAGGACAGGAACGAGGGATCCGTTTGGAATCGGACCTTTGAGGGAGGAAAGGAAGTGATGGAGGGGGTAAAATacaaaggggaggaggagagagagacaaccagtGTTCTAGTCCAGATGGACACACAGGGTTGCTGGCATGAGTGGTGAGGCAGGCTGACACAATGCCTGACTGGCTGAGTGGGTGGATTAAAGCAATAGTGAGTGTGCTGTAATAATCTTGTTGAACAGtgtgtgtacagacagacagacagacagagtcctgacctcattGTTGGTGGCAAACTTCTCACAGGCTGTGACACACAGTTCCATCGTTTCCACTCTCATCTCCTCtggcatgtctgtgtgctgtgaaGAAATCAGAACAATACATTACAACACTCACCATTTACTCCACGAAACCCAGTCACAAAGCCTGTACTTGTGAACCACATATGTGTCACAGCAGCAAGACTCTGTCTCACCCTGATGAGTGGGAAGCTGTGGAGCCTCTTGTAATCAGCCTCCTCCTTCTTGCTCTCTGTTGTCTCTGCCATTCCCCTCTCCTTCTACAGAGAAAACACACTCACATTTGAATGGAAGCATTAGCCTTCGGGCCACAATGTTTGTCAAGTACTAGCTATGAGAAAAGGCTGAACTTAAGAGACGCTCCTAGTCCTGCTCACTTCGTCTTCTTCTATCCATGACAACACAAGCAAGGAATGTAGTGACTGCAGGGTAGGTCACTATGGCCAGGAAAGTGACGTGCATGACATTGTCAAGCATATTTAGGCAATTATCAAAAATGGGTGAAAGGTGTCCACAGGGttgactagctaacgttagctagctagctagtaacggTAGTCTTTATTCGTGTAACGTTAGCTATGACAGCCAACTTTAACAGGTAGCTACCTAACTAGACATCTTACTAAAGTATCTGCCTTACTAAAGTATCTGCCTAACTAGCAaactgtaacgttagctagttagttatctTGTGTGGGTTGTTGTCTTGCCTTCTCACTAACGTTCTCTTAGTTGCAACCATTGCACGCCGTTATGAGCCATTCTTCTTTGAAATGTACTTGATTATGGCTAGCAAGTTAActaaatagctagctagataacctAGCTAGCTACTTACCTCTGGCTAGTTTATCAGGAGAAGCTTGGTCCATTTAttgttgacatggaaacatgtcGGCCATAGCAACCGCTTCTTTCGTCCcgctctccttcttctccttgtGCGTTTCCGGCAGACTAGACTCTGTCTTGCGTATTGCTACCATTCTCAGGTCGGAGTGCGAATTACATATTCAAATATGTAATAGCCTCACACCCGTAGCAGGCCGGTGGAATGGAGAAACGACAGAAGCTTCCTTGCTATTTCGCTCTACCTCTCATTTGAGCCCAAAATCGTTACAAGCGAAAATGTGTTTATCACTCAGCCAACTAACAGAGAAAAAGTGATCCTATCCTCAGCATACCGCCTGCAACAGGACATGCTtcactgtctctacctccccagAACTCACACTTCCAATCTGGGGGTTTACCCACTAACAATGACCCAAACTTAGCCTTGTCAACAGAACCCCATCCCTCATTTTACTCCCCAGGTATACCTATGACCCTCCTCACAGAATTCTGGATAGAGAAAAAAATACCTTCcctgctgctctctctcccactcacgtTGTCACTCCTGGGTCAACCCCTCCACTATGATGCCCCTACATTCCATCCCCCCCTAACAGGACCACCACATCTACCTCCTCCTTCTTCAGAGCTGCCTTCTCTACCTTATTTGCAGCAAGGCTCAGTGTaacatggcagtgttgccattgtttaCAAAAGTGTTTCTTTGTAATGTCGAAATAGACATGTCTTCAACAcccatatcacacactcacaaactgtaAATATATGTGCTTATGTTGTACTAGCAATTGGTGAGAGAGAGCCTCAAATATCACATTCAATTGTACATATCCACTGTATACATGAACCGCAGcaaagttggttcctgtttcaATCACATCTTTGGTCATGTTCTcgtgggtcaaacaaaaacaccctaatgattggttgacaatagagCTTCGCCCAATGCATGCAATGGCTGCAGGATGAAGTTGGTGAAGAGCAACTGAAGACATTTGCAGTCGACTGCAGTCATAACTTCATGACCTTTGGTCACATGCtttttgtaaagttcatgcagtTGTTGCGTAAGTCTCACAATTTCTATCCCCATAATGCAAGGCTTGACAAAAGTGATCTGCTCGAATGCACTCACTCTTTTCAAAACACTTCGATACAGCTACAACTAAAAGtgattttcgtagcaggttaggagaacattTTCACTGAACCCTAactcttttcctaaccttaacctaattatcctacTCTGTTGAATAAATTATCCTGACCTGCTccataagttctcctaacctgctatgaaaaaGTCACTTCCGGACGTAGCTGTATCAAAATGGCAAGGAAAGAGTGGCCGTGTTTGAGCAGACCACATTTGTCAAGTCGGTTACCATCATTGCATTATGGGGTTATAATAGTTGTCGactgcatgaactttacaaaaaTCACTTGATCAACAGCAACTTCATCCTGCAGCCATcacctgcattgtgggaggctctattgtcaaccaatcattagggtgtttttgtttgacACACACGAACGTGACCGAAGATGTGACTGAAACCGAAACCAACTTTGCCACAAATCATGAATACAGTCGATTATGTACAAATTAATGTGATatgagtctctctctgtcaccaattgattgtacaatgtacacacatacagttgaagtcggaagtttacatacactttagccaaatatatttaaaccccgtttttcacaattcctgacaattaatcctagtaaaaatgtcctgtcttaggtcagttaggatcaccactttatttaagaatgtgaaatgtcagaataatagcagagagaatgatttatttcagcttatatttctttcatcacattcccagtggatcagaagtgtacatacactcaattaatatttggtagcattgcctttaaattgtttaccttgggtcaaatgttttgggtagccttccacaagcttcccacaataagttgggtgaattttggcccattcgtcctgacagagctggtgtaactgagtcaggtttgtagacctccttgctcgcacacgctttttcagttctgcccacaaattgtctataggattgaggtcagggctttgtgatggacactccaatactttgactttgttgtccttaagccattttgccacaactttggaagtatgcttggggtcattgtccatttggaagacccatttgcgaccaagctttaacttcctgagatgttgcttcaatatatccacataattttcctacctcatgatgccatctattttgtgaagtgcaccagtccctcctgcagcaaagaacacccacaacattatgctgcaacccctgtgcttcacggttgggatggtgttcttcggcttgcaagcctccccctttttcctccaaacataacaatggccaaacagttctatttttgtttcaccagaccagaggacatttctccaaaaagtacgatctttgtccccatgtgcagttgcaaaccgtagtctggctttttttatggtggttttggagcagtggcctcatccttgctgagcggcctttcaggttatgtcgatataggactcgtttttactgtggatatagatacttttgtacctgtttcttccagcatcttcacaaggtcctttgctgttgttctgggattgatttgcactttttgcaccaaagtacgtttagctctaggagacagaacacatctccttcctgagcagtatgacggctgcgtggtcccatggtgtttatacttgtgtactattgtttgtacagatgaatgtggtaccttcaggcatttggaaattgctcccaaggatgaaccagacttgtggaggtctacaatttattctgaggtcttggctgatttcatttgattttcccatgatgtcaagcaaagaggcactgagtttgaaggtaggccttgaaatacatccacaggtacaccctcaattgactcaaatgatgtcaatcagcctatcagaagtttctaaagccatgacatacttttctggaattttccaagctgtttaaaggcacagtcaacttagtgtatgtaaacaattgttgacaaattacttgtgtcatgcacaaaatagatgtcctaaccgacttgtcaaaacaatagtttgttaacaagaaattagtggagtggttgaaaaacaaggtttaatgactccaacctaagtgtatgtaaacttccgacttcaactgtctctatttTCAAGTTTGTGATATGGGGGTTGGAGAAATGTTTATTATAATAAACAATGGCAACATTGACTTGTTGCACTGAGCtttgctgttggaaaaccacatcaGTACCCGACTGTCGGCTGCCGCAGATTAACCTCCCCCTACTTCACTCGACTTACAGTTGGTTGCTTGCACCTTACCGATCAAACTAGCCCAGTGTTTCTCTTTCATTCCATAGAGGAACGAGCAAGTGAGGGTATAACTTCTGGAAATAACTTCCATGAAATCCACAACTAATTGTATTCACTGTAGTCTCTAGTCAACAATGAAAACAGTTGTTAATGTCCAAAAAAtgtacaaccattgaatctatatgttttgaccaagaCAGTTTataatctaaggtaacaccaagtaatttggTCTGCTCAatttgttcaacagccacaccatttattaccagattcagctgtggtctagaacttagggaatgatttgcaccaaatacaatgctcttagttatggagatgttcaggaccagtttattactaaaacagactgcaactctttgttaaagGTTTAAGTGATtacattagctgtggttgctgatttgtatatggttgaatcatcagcatacaatggacacacatgctttgtttaatgccagtggcaggccattggtaaaaatagaaaagagtagaagacctagagagctgccctgcggtacaccacacttttgAATTATGTTTGAATTAGAAAAACTTCCTTAAAAAAAtctctgagttctattagatagatagctacagtggggcaaaaaagtatttagtcagccaccaattgtgcaagttctcccacttaaaaaaatgagagaggcctgtaattttcatcataggtacacttcaactatgacagacaaaattagaaaaaaaatccagaaaatcacattgtaggatttttaatgaatttatttgcaaattatagtggaaaataagtatttggtcacctacaaacaagcaagatttctggtctctcacagacctgtaacttcttctttaagaggctcctctgtcctccactcgttacctgtattaatggcacctgtttgaacttgttatcagaataaaagacacctgtccacaacctcaaacagtcacactccaaactccactatggccaagaccaaagagctgtcaaaggacaccagaaacaaaattgtagacctgcaccaggctgggaagactgaatctgcaataggtaagcagcttggtttgaagaaatcaactgtgggagcaattattaggaaatggaagacatacaagaccactgataatctccctcgatctggggctccacgcaagatctcaccccggggggtcaaaatgatcccaaaaacggtgagcaaaaatcccagaaccacacg includes the following:
- the LOC139422134 gene encoding dynein axonemal light chain 4-like, producing MAETTESKKEEADYKRLHSFPLIRHTDMPEEMRVETMELCVTACEKFATNNENAAKMIKESMDKKFGSSWHVVIGEGFGFEVTHEVKNLLYMFFGGSLAVCVWKCA